The DNA window CTGCGGACGAGGCTGTGGGTTCGGGTGTGGGAGCTGTCTGGCGCTGGGAGACGGCTCAGGCCTTTGAGCTTGGACAAGCTCAGGCTGCTTCGAGGTTCGTCTGAGAGctcccagcagcttgttggccttgatcttgtctcCCACTGGAATCTTGCCCTGgccctgttgctgctgtaattgtggcggcggctgctgttgttgctgcggctgcgccTTTTGGGAGATTTGCTCCGTCACTCGGTTCCTAAATCCCTTCCATCGGGATCCCTGGTTTTCTTTCGGTTGAGGTGAAGCGTCTGGAAATTGAGTAAATGCTCGCCCAGATGGGACAGGAAGTCCTGACACGAGGTTTTGTGGTCCAGATTGCCGAGTGCTATGGACTGGGGTCGACGCCTCTGAAGCGATGGAGGCATTTGAAACACTCACAGAGGGCGGATATTGAgaccgctgctgcagcgctggTTGGTTGCCATCAATAGGAACAGTTGATAACTGAGAAAAATGCTGAAACTGTTGTCTCTGGTCTGGTGCTAGTAGTGCAGGCCGCTGCTGAGGTATAGGCCGTTGCTGAGACTCGGGACGTTGCTCAGATTCAAGTCGCTGCTGAGACGTAGGCCGCTGCTGAGCTATAAGCTGTTGCTCAGACTCAAGTCGTTGCTGAGATGTGGGTGGCTGCTGAGTTTCAGATCTCTGCTGAGGCTCAGGTCCCTGCCGAGGCTCGGGTCTCTGTTGAGATTCAGGACTTTGGTGGGATTCAGGCCGAACCTGGGACTGGAGAGTGGCTGGCGGTTCGACATTCTGCGCCTCTGGCAGCTTCACAGCGGCCAAAGCTGGCGAGTGCAACAGCTGGTGCTCAGATGCCGGCGTTACAGCTTTGCTAGATACCTCCGACTTTGGAATCTGTGGCGAGGCTTCGCGGGAAATtgccgcttcttcttcttctttggttTGGTGCAAAGAGACTTGTTCCTGCTGAACGGACTTGGCGTCCGACTTTTCACGAAGCGAAGAGACGGATGGGAAAGAATGGATCGATGGTGGTGGCAGGTCCTTTGGAGCAGCAGACTGATTGATGGTATCAGGACCAGcaggtggaggaagagacgTCTCAGGAGGCGGCGTAATTAGAATCTCATTTCGCTCAGGGATGTGCTCCTCCGCCTTGAGATTGGACGATATGGAAATGTCTGGAGACACTGTTTGTGATCTTGaaatctcttcttcgctcaCGTTATCGTCCAATCCGCCAAGTTGGAGAGCGGCCATCTTTTCTTGAAACATGAAATCCTGAAGCTTGGGAGTCTTTTCGTCCGTCGTCGAGTCAGCCTTGAGCCCGAGCTGCGCTTCCAAGCCCTCGCCGCCCGTAAGATTGTGGCCGACTTGCAAATTGTCCTGGCCCATTCCCTGTGTTAATTGATTAATTGGAGGCGATGTCACCGCTGCAGGAGCTGCCTCGTCTTGGACGCTCACAATATTGGACAGCGGAGAGACTGCTCTGGCTTGGTTGTCAAGAGGAGCAGAGTGAAGGTGAGGGTTGGCAAGGTGCTTCTGAGCAGGCTGCTCTTCGTGGCGGTAATCCTGGAGTGATTCCTCGAATCCCAGGCTGGACATTGATTCCAGCGGGTCAAGTGCAAAGTCCAAAGACGGCAGTTGCATAGGCGGTGCCTGGATCGTCGCTTGAGAGGCCTGCCTTTGGTCATCATTGCTCTGCTGGGATGTGGGCATTGGGCCTAATGAAGTCCGATCTTGACGGGAACGACTAAATAGGCCAGCAATACCGGATACCTTGGCAATGTCGGatatcctcctcttctgaGGAATTGCTTCGCCACCAGGACCAGCAGCTTGGTCAAACGCGGAATTTGCGGTGGACGAGCGAGAGAAATTACCAGGGCCAATCTTGCCGCTAAACAGAGAGCGCTTCCGCTCTTCGTGAGAATCAGTAGTGGGCATCTCCGCACCTCCAACTTGATTCCGAGGAGCCTGATCCGCCGATATGGGGCGGCCAGCGAGTCCGAAGAAGCTGGCTCGCTTTCTCTTTCGATCCGAGGCGTCTTCCGTTGCCACGCTGGCTTCAGACATTTCGTCTCCGCGCGGTTTAGCGTCAGAAACAGAGCTTCGGCGCTCTCTAGAGGTGGCTCTCGCAAGTCGTGTCCCAATGTCTCTGAAGATGCCCGAGTTCCTCCTACGGCCGCGGTCATCAGTTGCCACACCACTCGCAGGGCTGTCTGATTGgccctgttgctgctgttgctgcggaTGCTGTCGGAGACCAGCCGATCCTCCTTCTCTGGGCGGGCGGCCTTGTTGCATCTGGGGAGGGGGAGCGCCTTGGCCTCGaatgtgctgctgccgcggGTCTTGTGCaggagagagggaaaacaagTCTGGATAGCGCCgagcagatgatggaggcacGTCGCTCCTGAATCGACTTGGAGGGCCCTGGGCGGGAGGCAttggagcagctggatattCCAAGCCAATCTCTTTATCGTATGCGCTATAGGCGAACTGCTGTGCAATGTCTGTGCCAGAACGCTTCTTGGTGACTTGAAGTGGCGCAGTTAGGTGGCTTTCTTCCAGTATCCAACCTGAAGGTGGAGGTTTCTGGACTAAGCTGCTCAGTATCGGCGCAGGCATTCCCGGAGGCACATTTTGAGGGCCGGCCTGGGCAAATTGAGGATGAGGCCCTCCAGGATATTGCTGCTGATACTGGTGACCCGCATTAGGGGTCTGCCCCTGACTAAAGTTGACTGCCGTCGGCAGCGGTACCCCTTGCATTGGCTGAGGGGGGAAGGGCTTTGTTCGTATTGATCAAGGCGTCTGCGGGAGCTGCCGGCCTGTCGAAGCCGCCAGGAGGAGCGCCATTGTTGCCATAGTTGCCGTCGGTGCCGGCAACAGCCCAgccattggcatcgtcgGCATGGTGttggtcgtcgtcgtcctcgtccaggGAGAAGCGCTCCGTGGCCCGTcgagccttggccttggggccAAACGTCGAGCCTCTCCTGATGGGCGGCAGGCCGATGAAGGACGAGTTGCGCTGGGGCGTCTCCGGGCCGCTCTGGGCGCTCTGGGGCTGGATTTGAGTTTGGGTTTGGGTTGGTGGCTGCCAGGCCTGATGTTGGGGCGCATTAGCTCCGGCTGCAGCTCcgacagctccagcagaTCCGACAGCTCCAGGCCCCGCGGTTTCCTGCATCGCCATTGCCCGGTGCGACATGGACATTCGCTGGGCCTGGCTCTGCTCGCCTTGGTGTTGCACCATGACCCAGTCGTCCGGTGTCACCATGTCCAAGTTGTCCAAGTTGTCCGACCCCGGCTGGCCGGCGGGGAAGAAGCCTGCGCCTGCCTCGTGCTCTGCTGACGCATAAGCCCCGGGCAGGAAGGAACTGGCGATTACTAATTCGCCCAGTCTGACgtggtcgtcgtcgtcgatggACTCTTTGACCGGCGACACGTCCTGGTGCTGGATGTCGTTGTCGACGGCCCACGGAAAGGCCGATCCAGGTCCCGATGCGGCGTTCAAGGGTGAGATCGGAGACGGGTCGGGCAGCTGTGGCGGAGTCGTCTCAACAATCTCGACGCTGCTGGTATGTGGGGCGGGATCGTCCTGCGGCCTTGGCTCGAGGCTGAAGCGCCATGTCGAGCGTCGATGCGGTTTGTGGGGGACGGGATAGTCCGGAGGAGCTGTATCGACctgcagagaagaagagaagacatTAATATTCCATTCACCACATTATGAGAAGTCGGGAAAGGGCAGTTCATGTGGGGAGTGGCGGAGGAGGGTGTGACGGAGAGGAGAATTATATGGGGAATGTTggcgtgaagaagaagaggaagaggaagaagctgctttcggtgtaagaaaaaaaaaggaggcaaaTGATCATTTGCCGTGTAATTCCTATCTCATTTGCCCACGATTCACACATCATGATGCTCCAattgttttgtctttttttagcCCCATATATAAAGGGAAGGGCGGGTACAAAGAATTCTAATCTCAGAGCATCATTCAAGATGGCCGACATTGTATCCAGAAAGCAGTAAGAGAGAGTGACAGACGtgagtgagagtgagagaagaaatatTATTCCTGTCAAgggaagaaaatgaaagaggAAAGACGATAGATCGGGCCCACTCACTGCGAGTAGGGGCTTAAGAGAGAAAAATCAATCAATGAAATACCTTGTCCCCGCTTCCGCGCAGTTTGCTTTTGCCCTTGCTCAACAGTCCCTTGCCCATCTTTCCAGCTGAATGCATGAActccttgctcttgttgcCAATCTCTTTGCCCGAGTGGCTCAGCGCGCTGCCGGACATCTGAGATGGCATCGACAATCCACCCAACCTGGAGCGAGCGCCGacacctccgccgccgctctgGGGCCCGGCCGTGCTCGGCGATTGCTGGTAATGGGGCTGTTGACCGGAGGCCTGGGATCCCGCCGGCAGAGCAGCATTGTTAGTAGTAGTCAGTTGCAATGTCTGGCCCGGAGCAGACTTGGAGGCCGGCAGATCGGGGTGCTCGGCCGTCATGTGCACCAGCCAAGTGTCCAGGCCAGAGTCTCTGGCAGCCAGGATCTGGCGCGCCTCGCCATACTTGCCTATCCTCTCCACCGGCGTCGACAATGCCATGATGTCCTTGAAGTTCATTGCCTTGGCCTGGGGGAGTGCCGCATTGTGAACAGGGGTCTGTGGAGCGGGTACAGACGCTGCAGAAGTCGGTGAGGACACGGCCGGGTGAGATTCTGCACGAGGTGGAGTTGCCGTCTCCAGACTGACGGATCCCCGGTCAGCCAACGGCTTTTCATCCACAATGGATTGGCGTGCCTGTTCATGGGCAGTGGTGGAAGGCTTGTCGCTGAGAACAGACACAGACACCGGAGAGGGAGGCTCCGGGAGTGACGAATCCTGCCCCGGGACGGATGTGTGAAGCGCCAGGGGTGCACCCACGCCAGATGCCGCCGGTGGTGCCTGCGACAGCTGGGATACAGGGCTATGGCTACGAGATTCGTTAGTCAGGTTCGTCACGGATGGCTCAAGTGCCTGGCCAGATGGTGCAGTAAGATGAAGTGCGGGAGCAGAGGAGCCATCGTCTGTTGGCGGGGCTGCATGAGGAGTGGGAGTAGGAGTCTGCGCCTGGCCTGCTGTTGGAGTGCGCTGCTCGTCCTCCCAAGAAAATCTCCGTCTGAGTGAAGAATGCGGATCCAGTGTTTCCTCTATTCCCTCtccttgctgctgttcctGTGCCGATTGCTGAGGCGGCTGTGGAGTGGCGAGATTCTCAGATGGCGGTGCCGGCGCATCGTCTAGGCTTCCTGTAGCATCTGCCCAGTAATTGTCGTAATCTCCAAGAGTGTAGCTGCTCTCTCTGACGGCACTTCCATCTCCCGCTGGATGCAACTGAGGGCCATCGCTGAGAGGCTTTACTTCAGCAGCAATTACACCCGAAGGGCTGAGAGTCCGCATGATCTCATCACTGAGCACGTCGTTCTCTTTCAGGGGGCTATCTTTGATGGGAGACgatgtgctggtgctgtaAGTCTGCATTGTTTGGAACAGCTGGGGATTCTCAATCTCTGCCAAAGACGCCGTCCTGCCCGGCTGAAGAGGCTCTGTTGGAGTGATTTTCGTGCCTTGTGAGTCAAACATGGCAACGGCAGTTCGTGGTTCGTGGGGGCTGGGCGTTCTCAAGGGGGGGGACAGAAGGCATGTTTCTGCCAGGAAATAGATCGGCGGATTGAGAAAAGGGCGCACCGCCCGCTATCTCTGGATGGTCTTGGCCTGCAGCCGATGGACTGGCTTGATTGTAGTCAATGGCTGGAGGggcggctgctgggctggCAGTCGGCTCTTCACCTGTGTCCCCATGAACTTTGTTAATGACGGCTTCTTTTGGAATAGTGTTGCTTGCAGACGATGAGAAGAGGTCTGTTCCAAAGGCAGACATACGTGAAAGGTCCGGCAGCTTGGGGCTGACAGACATTCGCCCACGGTCGATTTGAGACTCAACAGCGTCTGGATGAATTCCCAGGCTGCCCGGCTGGTCACTATGAGACGAAGGCTCCTCGTCCCTTTCCCACGTATCACGTGTATCCTCCCTAGCCAAAGGTGCCGGCACAAATGCACCTTGATCGCTTCCAGCGGTGGCAGTCGGACCTAGCGCTAGAGCCGCGTAGTCTTCATTGTCATCCGCAAGACGACTGTAGTTATCGGGAGAGTAGATGACGGGAGGCGGTTGGTCCGCGGGCGGGGGGGATGTGGCGGGATTCTGAGGCGGCGTCATGAAACGATCGCCAGCAACGGGAGGAGTGGACGAGGGCTTCACGGCCTGTTCAAAGCTGGGAGTGCGCGACACGTTGAAGCCGCTTGGGCCCTGGAGCTGTTGGGCCTGCGAGGGCAGCTGAGCTATGCCGGCCAACGACGGattgctgccgttgccacTGCCGTTGCCGTAGCTGTTGCCGTagctgctgccgtcgccgtcgcgcACCGGCACAGACTGGGGTGATACCACATGGTCGTTGGCAATCGAGTCCGAGGCGCTGCGGATCGAGAGGTCCGACACGTCAGGCGACGCAACGGCAATGCGCGGAGACTCGCTGGCCGGCACGGGAGGCTGCGGAACGTGGGATcgcagcgacggcagcgcACTCAGGCTCGAGGCCGGGCTGGGCGTGTTGTGGCGAGAGTGTAGCAGGTCGGTGCCGGTAAAGGTGCGCAGCTGGGGGTTGATGGGCGGAGGCGTGGCCGAGTCGTGATCAGACTCTTCGTCGTACTCGTCAGCCCCCcagtcgtcgccgtcatagTTTTGGACCTTGGCCTCGACCCATTTCCGCGTCTTGTTGCGCTTAACATTGACCTGGTAGCTAGTTGACGCAGAGTCCTGGTTTCTAGAACAAGACGAGTGGTTAGTTTGGAGGCTGCAATGCGAGGGGATTGGGAGCTTGGCCGTACAGAGAAGTCTGAGCTCGCCGCACTTGGTTGTGCGAGCCGTCCATTGTGTCTGTGGACAGGATGCGAAAGCGTTCCTACTGTCTGGACCTAAGCTCTAAGCATGCTTCTTCGAGCTTGAAAAAGAGCTGCAGAGGGCCGTCAGATGGGAATTGCTCCCTCCTCCAGGCGTATAGCTGGTAGGAGTGATGTTGTGGCCAGCTGCTCGCCGTCCTTTTGAAGCCCGCAGATGATACAGAAACCAGAACGAGTAAGATGGTTTATTTGCGATTTTGCGAAAATTATCAGTTGGAGCGGAGTAAGTCGTCGGCAGGGGCTACACGGGAGAAGACAGCCgaggaaataataaaagacgCCGACAAATAATATTGATGTTTTACAGAAAATCAAACACAAGCGCCGCGATCAGAGATTTGTGACGATCTGGCGAGGATgcggagaggaggaaggCGCGAACCCGGTGGTGGCACTTTTGAGGCAGGAGATGGGTGCTCTTGCACTGGCACTTGGCCACTTGCCCAGCGTTATGCGGTGCAAAATGCTGGGGGGGAAGCAAAAAGGCTGGCGCGTTGCAGCGCCTGTGGCTGGTGACGGGATCGATGATGGCACGGCACAGGCTCCAAGGCCTGGAGGGACGGCCTAGAACCGCATCATGCCAGGTACTGGGTACCGGAGTCGATCGAGAAGTGTCCCCCATGAACCATAATCAAACAAGGTAGAGGCTACTCAGCCCAGGCCGTGAACTAGACGGGATCCTCCTTACGAGTCCTCTGGTGGCTATGCCCACCCCGGCGCCCGCTATCCACTACCGGCCTGGGCCTTGGTTGAAtaagtacctaggtaggtagaaTACGATTTGCCCAAGTACCTCGTCCTACTGCAGGCTCTATGCCGGTACTTTGTCGGCCTTTGGTCCAATCAGGACGCACGTGTGGCGACCTTGCAATTCGAACAACGTGGATTCATCAAATCTCCCTGTACGCTAGAGCCGCCGTTACGAACGAAACCATCGTCTTGTCTTCAACCCCATCATTTCGACCCTCAGCAGGGACTTCGCTCCTTATACCTTTTTCGAGTTTACGTCTTACTtagtttttgtttttaattAACCTATCCTTGCCGCGCCATCAGCCCGCCTGAATCTGCCATTTCCGAAGCGACCGCGACAGCACGACCATCTTCTCAGATTACCTACTCCAGTTCAGCCTCGACTCCTGGTTCCTCGGCTGCCGGCAGAGAGCTCAACTCCGTTCTTAATATCACGCTCTATTCTCCATACTCTACAGCGACTAGCAATCGACGAGAGGCCGCTGCTCCATCCATCAGCCTACCCCCGGCTAGCGGCTTTGATATTTCGGCCACGAGGCTACCCAGCAGCAGGGAAAACAGATAGGGCCTCGAATACACCAGACGCGCGGGTCGCAGTCCGGGATACAGCACAGCAGACCATCGCAAAATGGCCGTCGCATCGATCCAAGACCGGACCGCCGAGTTCAAATCGGTCCTCGCCCAGGCGCAGCGCCGCCAGAATGCAAACAAGGCGAGCGCGCAGCGGAAATCGCTGCTCAACGACGCGCAAAAGTCGGCCGCAAATGGAGATGGGCGAGTGAGGAGATCAGACTTTGCCAGGAAGGCGGCGGAGATTGGAAGAGGCATCTCGGCCACCATGGGCAAGTTGGAAAAGCTGGCGCAACGTAAGTACTTGTATATCGAAGGATTGATGTTTCGCTGGGTGGGATTTCGAATGATTGGACGGAATTGGAAAAAGTTGCGACGTCTTGAATTCAAAAAGACCAAAACAAGCTGACAATATGAGCAGTCGCAAAGCGCCGCACCCTCTTTGACGACCGGCCTGTGGAAATCAACGAGCTCACATTCGTCATCAAGCAAGATTTGTCTTCCCTGAACCAGCAGATCGGCGCCCTGCAGACAATGTCGAAACAGCAGCACCCAAAGGCAGACCAGGAAGGCGAACACAACAAAAACGTCGTCTATCTACTACAGGGCAAGTTGACGGATGTCTCAGTCAACTTCAAGGACGTGCTGGAAGCCCGAACAAAGAACATTCAAGCGTCGCGGTCGCGCACCGAGAACTTTATATCTTCAGTGTCTCAGCATGCGCAGCACTCTCAGCCGTCCCTGCAGCAATCCGCATCGCCGCTATACGGGACCCCGAACCGAGCATCGCCTGCGCCTGGCAACGACACCCTATCGCTAAACCCCGGCCCCATGGGCGATcagcagctgatgatgatggaagaggcGAACCCGGCCAACTCGTATATCCAGCAGCGAGGCGAAGCCattgaggccattgagaGGACAATCAACGAGCTGGgcggcatctttggccaGCTGGCCACGATGGTTGCCGAGCAGAGCGAGATGATTGAGAGAATCGACGCCAACACGGACGACATTGTGGACAATGTGGACGGAGCGCAGCGCGAGCTGATGAAGTACTGGTCGCGAGTATCGAGCAACCGATGGCTGATTGCCAAGATGTTTGGAGTTTTGatgattttcttcttgtaaGTCGGGCTGCTATCTATGCCTTTTCCATACATTTGCTAACTTGGGGAAACAGGCTATGGGTTCTGGTTTCGGGCtaagaagatggccaataTGATTGCTTCTCATAGACGCGGCTGTACGGATATCATTCAGGACGGTCTTGCTGTCCATTTCATTTCTATCAATTGAAGTTGGTGTTGTACAATTAGGTGGAGCAGAGGCATTAATCAAGGAAGATGGGGCAAAGAATAAAGGACGGCGTTGTTGGCATTGGGAATTTTTCAAGTTTTATGTCATCCTTCATGTCACTTTTAACGTTGCTTGTTTGAATTTTCTGCAATTGGCAGACTACCGTCAGCCTGAAGGAACATGTATGTATTTTGCTGCCACACGCTCTCAGCGATTTTCACATGATGGATGTCGCACATATTCCGTCTGATCTGGATGCGGCTGCGCCAAAACCATAAGCACGGGGGTGGGGATAAAATGCGCAGGTGCGAGGTCCAACTGACGCTTCGGGGAGGGGCTTCGGGGTAGATGCCcctgagctgagctgctaggagcgctgcggctgctgtgcttgggGCGCTCAACCGCTGTATTTAGTGCTGCCAGCGCGGTGGGGCTCCATCTCTACCACAGCTCCTGCAGCCAAGAATAGGGGATGCGGATCTTGGGCTCAGGGTGATGCTCACGATGCGTTTGAAACTATTACACTGAGTATTGCATGAATATCATCTGAGCATTTGCACATCACCTGTACGATACGCAATTTTGCTCTCCATGGAGCATCATCTTTCTATTTCATTTTCTCAGCACCTTGTGTCGTCCAGTCTTTGCTGGTGTGCCGCTGCGCCtccgccttggccaaggTCCCGCGACAGCCACTAGCAGCGGGCCATCAGGGCACAGTTCCAGGGCATTGGCTGGGATTGGGCTGAGCTGATAGCACCACCGATGCTGCTAAAGTGCTGATGCAGGATCAAT is part of the Trichoderma atroviride chromosome 1, complete sequence genome and encodes:
- a CDS encoding uncharacterized protein (EggNog:ENOG41), with protein sequence MQGVPLPTAVNFSQGQTPNAGHQYQQQYPGGPHPQFAQAGPQNVPPGMPAPILSSLVQKPPPSGWILEESHLTAPLQVTKKRSGTDIAQQFAYSAYDKEIGLEYPAAPMPPAQGPPSRFRSDVPPSSARRYPDLFSLSPAQDPRQQHIRGQGAPPPQMQQGRPPREGGSAGLRQHPQQQQQQGQSDSPASGVATDDRGRRRNSGIFRDIGTRLARATSRERRSSVSDAKPRGDEMSEASVATEDASDRKRKRASFFGLAGRPISADQAPRNQVGGAEMPTTDSHEERKRSLFSGKIGPGNFSRSSTANSAFDQAAGPGGEAIPQKRRISDIAKVSGIAGLFSRSRQDRTSLGPMPTSQQSNDDQRQASQATIQAPPMQLPSLDFALDPLESMSSLGFEESLQDYRHEEQPAQKHLANPHLHSAPLDNQARAVSPLSNIVSVQDEAAPAAVTSPPINQLTQGMGQDNLQVGHNLTGGEGLEAQLGLKADSTTDEKTPKLQDFMFQEKMAALQLGGLDDNVSEEEISRSQTVSPDISISSNLKAEEHIPERNEILITPPPETSLPPPAGPDTINQSAAPKDLPPPSIHSFPSVSSLREKSDAKSVQQEQVSLHQTKEEEEAAISREASPQIPKSEVSSKAVTPASEHQLLHSPALAAVKLPEAQNVEPPATLQSQVRPESHQSPESQQRPEPRQGPEPQQRSETQQPPTSQQRLESEQQLIAQQRPTSQQRLESEQRPESQQRPIPQQRPALLAPDQRQQFQHFSQLSTVPIDGNQPALQQRSQYPPSVSVSNASIASEASTPVHSTRQSGPQNLVSGLPVPSGRAFTQFPDASPQPKENQGSRWKGFRNRVTEQISQKAQPQQQQQPPPQLQQQQGQGKIPVGDKIKANKLLGALRRTSKQPELVQAQRPEPSPSARQLPHPNPQPRPQGYQPQPGQVQGQGQRPVAGQYMQPSMQQQSTQQPMQQPMQPPNLPRAKTMPPGPLQQQGAPQGQTRSSEPRYESVPIPRGYAAVHGEGRTVLSPYQPNPRQQMPHGQFGPVPSHMQQQQQQQHLHPQQHPQHPQQHLQRQRQGAHPPPMSHQHQHHQPQPAQYHGAQQSPLMVQGPVSAPLPHERPLHMRFPSDPRSDYFNSQSPSSLNAQHNRHHSQSSQNSKAGLPRPSSDLGGNLAKSQSASPKPSERENLPVANGLGSASRSPAVSVGADQKPDLKHETKSDKTAESTRASSLGIDIEKAQQLEEDDLYSATPRKLENGVQPTVSRTLSNEQAEAAQANVKRSNTVVAELEDTEEARKRAIRLASQEEKIFYEPEDETPKMSATSYPGQEWNPFGEQEFADWREE
- a CDS encoding uncharacterized protein (EggNog:ENOG41) translates to MDGSHNQVRRAQTSLNQDSASTSYQVNVKRNKTRKWVEAKVQNYDGDDWGADEYDEESDHDSATPPPINPQLRTFTGTDLLHSRHNTPSPASSLSALPSLRSHVPQPPVPASESPRIAVASPDVSDLSIRSASDSIANDHVVSPQSVPVRDGDGSSYGNSYGNGSGNGSNPSLAGIAQLPSQAQQLQGPSGFNVSRTPSFEQAVKPSSTPPVAGDRFMTPPQNPATSPPPADQPPPVIYSPDNYSRLADDNEDYAALALGPTATAGSDQGAFVPAPLAREDTRDTWERDEEPSSHSDQPGSLGIHPDAVESQIDRGRMSVSPKLPDLSRMSAFGTDLFSSSASNTIPKEAVINKVHGDTGEEPTASPAAAPPAIDYNQASPSAAGQDHPEIAGGAPFSQSADLFPGRNMPSVPPLENAQPPRTTNCRCHV
- a CDS encoding uncharacterized protein (BUSCO:EOG092D31TX~TransMembrane:1 (i303-322o)), which produces MAVASIQDRTAEFKSVLAQAQRRQNANKASAQRKSLLNDAQKSAANGDGRVRRSDFARKAAEIGRGISATMGKLEKLAQLAKRRTLFDDRPVEINELTFVIKQDLSSLNQQIGALQTMSKQQHPKADQEGEHNKNVVYLLQGKLTDVSVNFKDVLEARTKNIQASRSRTENFISSVSQHAQHSQPSLQQSASPLYGTPNRASPAPGNDTLSLNPGPMGDQQLMMMEEANPANSYIQQRGEAIEAIERTINELGGIFGQLATMVAEQSEMIERIDANTDDIVDNVDGAQRELMKYWSRVSSNRWLIAKMFGVLMIFFLLWVLVSG